Proteins encoded by one window of Chondromyces crocatus:
- a CDS encoding matrixin family metalloprotease, protein MKSAEFRRAWVLGSALVALLASTRDASAYCRTSVCGDVENYYTGARCDPPMPDDCGTPIAWPEPCMGFSVQADASRQVSYEEAVNIFETAFDTWMNADCGDGLHPRLNVSNAGAVSCTEHEFNQGKGRGNANAILFRDDGWPHAGAAHTLALTLVTYSVGTARIYDADMEINTAIHTFSTGDDDVQYDLLSVVTHETGHFLGLSHSFSDVEATMVAQYPQGSIALRDLSKDDEEAICVAYPPGPILSCDPTPRGGFSPLCEGEQLVVETDDEGCSVSAAGSSRTERGGLVAALGMLALLGTARRRRARTR, encoded by the coding sequence ATGAAAAGCGCTGAGTTCAGGCGCGCGTGGGTGCTGGGCAGTGCGCTCGTGGCCTTGCTCGCGTCGACCCGTGACGCCTCGGCCTACTGCAGGACGAGCGTGTGTGGCGACGTCGAGAATTACTACACGGGAGCGCGGTGTGATCCGCCCATGCCCGACGATTGTGGAACACCGATCGCCTGGCCGGAACCATGCATGGGCTTCTCGGTCCAGGCGGACGCTTCACGGCAGGTCTCCTACGAAGAGGCAGTGAACATCTTCGAGACCGCGTTCGACACATGGATGAACGCCGACTGTGGTGACGGGTTGCACCCTCGCCTGAACGTGAGCAACGCGGGCGCCGTGAGCTGCACGGAGCACGAGTTCAACCAGGGAAAGGGCCGGGGGAACGCGAACGCGATCCTCTTCCGAGATGACGGTTGGCCCCACGCGGGCGCGGCACACACGCTGGCGCTGACGCTGGTCACGTACAGCGTGGGGACGGCGAGGATCTATGACGCAGACATGGAGATCAACACCGCCATCCACACCTTCAGCACCGGTGACGACGACGTACAGTACGATCTCCTGAGCGTCGTGACCCACGAGACCGGCCACTTCCTGGGCCTGTCTCACTCGTTTTCGGATGTCGAGGCGACGATGGTGGCCCAATACCCGCAAGGCTCGATCGCGCTGCGTGACCTGAGCAAAGACGACGAGGAGGCCATCTGTGTGGCTTACCCACCAGGACCCATCCTGAGCTGTGACCCGACGCCACGGGGTGGGTTCTCACCTCTGTGCGAGGGAGAGCAGCTGGTGGTCGAGACCGACGACGAGGGTTGCAGTGTGAGCGCGGCAGGCTCCAGCAGGACGGAGCGAGGTGGCCTGGTGGCTGCGCTGGGTATGCTGGCGCTCCTCGGAACGGCGCGACGGCGGCGCGCCAGGACGCGATGA
- a CDS encoding ribonuclease D produces MSGATNGGIPLEISPLLVEDEGGVRTVVERAMRAPRVAVDVEANGLFAYRCQLCTVQLAFEEDGGIVTAIVDALRVPLAALGTLLGPEGPVKVLHDLAFDARMLCEAGVPLSRARDTSVAALFLGAKATGLASLLSSELGIHIDKQLQHHDWGLRPLGPTQIRYLAGDVIHLLALDTCLLKRAETLGIADELAEECGYRLEAAQRPPRDSRPSYARVKGVEALDPVGRAILRRALMVREAAAESEDVPNFKVVGSEALLALAQRRPSSLETLGGVPALLTGRAALWSSDWLRAVAEGIADGDVPEEDRALFARHESDAEAMARFRAQATQRRALTTRIGAWRREEARRRGVDEQVVLPGHCVQDLATLAVQGVPGEEAVCQVRGLGARRLERYGATLVSLLAEGRTR; encoded by the coding sequence ATGAGCGGGGCGACGAACGGGGGGATTCCGCTGGAGATCTCGCCGCTGCTCGTCGAAGACGAGGGCGGCGTTCGCACCGTGGTCGAGCGCGCGATGCGAGCGCCACGGGTGGCCGTGGACGTGGAAGCGAACGGGTTGTTCGCGTACCGCTGCCAGCTCTGTACGGTGCAGCTCGCGTTCGAGGAAGATGGTGGGATCGTCACAGCCATCGTGGACGCGCTGCGCGTGCCACTCGCCGCGCTGGGGACGCTGCTGGGGCCGGAGGGGCCCGTGAAGGTGCTGCACGATCTGGCGTTCGATGCGCGGATGCTGTGCGAGGCAGGGGTGCCTCTGAGCAGGGCGCGCGATACGTCAGTGGCCGCGCTGTTCCTGGGCGCGAAAGCGACTGGGCTGGCGTCACTGCTCTCGAGCGAGCTGGGGATTCACATCGATAAGCAGTTACAGCACCACGACTGGGGGCTCAGGCCGCTGGGACCGACGCAGATCCGCTACCTGGCAGGGGATGTGATCCACCTGCTGGCGCTGGATACGTGTCTCCTGAAGCGTGCGGAGACGCTGGGGATCGCGGACGAGCTGGCCGAGGAGTGCGGCTACCGGCTGGAGGCTGCGCAGCGGCCACCGCGCGATTCACGGCCGTCATACGCGCGGGTGAAGGGGGTGGAGGCCCTGGATCCGGTAGGGCGAGCGATCCTGCGGCGCGCGCTGATGGTGCGCGAGGCCGCGGCCGAATCGGAAGACGTGCCGAATTTCAAGGTGGTCGGGTCCGAGGCGCTCCTCGCCCTGGCGCAACGCCGGCCTTCGTCACTGGAGACGCTCGGTGGCGTCCCAGCGCTCCTCACAGGGCGAGCCGCGCTCTGGTCCTCGGACTGGCTGCGGGCCGTCGCCGAGGGGATCGCGGACGGTGACGTGCCGGAGGAGGATCGGGCGCTGTTTGCACGACACGAGTCGGACGCCGAGGCGATGGCACGCTTCCGAGCCCAGGCCACGCAGCGACGAGCGCTCACGACGCGGATCGGCGCGTGGCGACGCGAAGAGGCGCGACGGCGAGGGGTCGACGAGCAGGTGGTGCTACCGGGACACTGCGTGCAGGATCTCGCGACGCTGGCCGTCCAGGGGGTGCCCGGGGAAGAGGCAGTATGTCAGGTGCGAGGCCTCGGCGCGCGGCGGCTGGAGCGCTACGGGGCGACGCTGGTGTCGCTGCTGGCAGAAGGACGGACGCGCTGA